A window of the Ipomoea triloba cultivar NCNSP0323 chromosome 14, ASM357664v1 genome harbors these coding sequences:
- the LOC116004063 gene encoding replication protein A 70 kDa DNA-binding subunit A-like, translating to MNIWNITRSTMIQKLSPDEAIDISGHVQAHLSPFHHIFDYFLSRRPISIMAIVIYKLPRQIVVTKNGEQNVHDFVVMNEELKPIMLTLWGTFAVNQGVQLELQLRQGKFPIILAEGLNVNAFQGLSLSTLYNTSIEVDPVGHVAKVLTDWKDKNSELIYKEIVDKTYLDSLLALADPIRQRKTCLSSLETGFEQKPIAWVRGKIRLLKRDGFDYYVGCNYCNKIVHSTEGLQLQCMNCGQTDGITVKRYKVDIEIFDNVGSVRATMFNHEVHRLLLLTSSNIPTCENDGAMLQQTLDNLGLVFPLKKNTIFSEQSTKYTVACLCKDAQLDLADSNDGLFRQSLMLGNPTKRRLDFSQLSGDSVDDSQASSPPNDKGKKPKIG from the exons ATGAATATTTGGAATATAACGAGGAGTACTATGATTCAAAAACTTAGTCCTGATGAGGCAATTGACATATCTGGACATGTCCAGGCTCATCTGAGCCCATTTCACCATatttttgactattttttatctCGCCGACCAATAA GCATTATGGCGATTGTTATATACAAGTTACCACGCCAAATTGTGGTGACCAAAAATGGCGAACAAAATGTTCATGATTTTGTTGTCATGAACGAAGA ATTGAAGCCTATTATGCTAACACTTTGGGGAACGTTTGCTGTAAACCAAGGGGTTCAACTTGAATTACAACTTCGGCAAGGGAAATTCCCCATTATACTTGCTGAAGGATTGAACGTTAATGCATTCCAAG ggTTGTCACTGAGTACACTATATAACACATCAATTGAAGTTGATCCTGTTGGCCACGTTGCAAAAGTCCTTACTGATTG GAAGGACAAAAACTCTGAACTCATCTACAAGGAAATTGTAGATAAGACTTACCTTGATTCATTGCTTGCATTGGCAGACCCTATAAGGCAACGAAAAACATGCCTTTCATCTCTTGAAACTGGATTTGAACAA AAACCAATTGCATGGGTGAGAGGCAAAATTAGATTGCTTAAGCGTGATGGTTTCGACTACTACGTTGGTTGCAATTACTGCAACAAAATAGTCCACTCAACTGAAGGCTTACAACTCCAATGCATGAACTGTGGACAAACTGATGGCATCACTGTCAAAag GTATAAGGTGGACATAGAAATATTTGATAACGTTGGAAGTGTACGCGCAACAATGTTTAATCATGAGGTGCACCGCCTATTGTTACTGACGTCGTCCAACATACCTACCTGCGAAAACGATGGTGCTATGCTCCAACAAACACTCGATAATCTTGGGCTTGTGTTTCCTCTCAAGAAAAACACCATATTCAGTGAACAAAGCACAAAGTATACAGTTGCGTGTCTATGCAAAGATGCACAGCTAGACTTAGCTGACTCAAACGATGGTTTGTTTAGGCAATCGTTGATGCTAGGAAATCCCACGAAAAGAAGGCTTGATTTTAGCCAATTATCGGGAGACAGTGTAGACGATTCGCAAGCAAGCAGTCCACCAAATGATAAAGGGAAAAAGCCTAAAATTGGTTGA